The Paenibacillus spongiae nucleotide sequence CGGTCGTCCACGCAATATTTAACGATCAAAGTATTTCTGATCATGACGGTCGCTACGGGACTGTTCAGTGCCAATGCAGCCCGTACGATTAACGGCAATATGGAGGACAAGATCCTCTATACGACAGGAGCGGATATGACCTTATCCGTCCTATGGGAGAATGATGCGCCTCCGCCGCAGATGGGGGGAGGCAATATGAACGCAGGTCCTCCTGCGGAATCAGCCGAAGAGCCGATCGTGCCGAAGAGAGTCTCTTATACGGAGCCTCCGTTTATTACGATGACGGAGCTCGCGGGGGTAGAGGCCGCGGCAAGAGTATTCATTAAGGATAACGTAGCCGTAAACACGGACGGCGGCACCGGAGCGGCGACTTTATTTGGAATCGACACTTATGATTTCGGACATGTAGCCTGGATGCGCTCAGGGCTGCTCGATTATCATATCAACGATTATTTGAACCTGATCGCCTCCGATCCGAAGGCGGTTCTCATCTCCCGTTCGCTGTCGAACAGCTTGGGCGTGAAGCCGGGCGACCGGATCGGCGCGAAGTGGAGCGGGTTGGATGAAGCAGGCTTTATCGTCTACGGCATCATCGATTATTGGCCGGGCTGGAGTCCGCTCCCCAAGGCGCGCGGAGCGAAGGAAGAGAGCGACGAGAACGTTATCCGGCCGAATCTGGTCGTCGGCCATCTCTCCTATATTCAGAATCATCTGGCGCTTGAGCCGTACAAGGTCTGGCTGAAGCTGGAGGAAGGCTCTTCCAGTCAGGTTGTATACGATGATCTGACGAAGAAGAAGATTCCTGTCACCGAGTTATCGGATGCGAACGATCAGCTGGTCCGTTCCAAGAACGATCCGTTCCGTTTAGCCATTAACGGTGTCATGACGCTTGGCTTCGTTATCTCGATGGCGATCAGCTTCTTCGGCTTCTTGCTGTTCTGGGTGCTGACGTTATCGGGAAGATCGCTGCAATACGGAATTTTACGGGCGATGGGCATTTCCTTCATGCAAATTCTAGGCATGCTGTTCAGCGAGCAGCTGCTTACGTCGGCCGCCGCCGTGATCATCGGCGTCTTGATCGGCAACGCGGTGAGCGATCTGTTCGTGCCGCTCTTCCAGCTGTCGTTTAACGCTTCGGAGCAGGTTCCGCCGTTCGAAATCGTTCGTCAGCTGAGCGATTACGTACAGCTGTACAGCGTCATTGGAACGATGTTGATTATCGGGCTGACCATACTTGGCGTAAGGGTGTCCCGAATGAAAATTTCACAAGCGCTGAAGCTGGGGGAGGAATAGCCCATGATACACTGCGACGGTCTCGTCAAGATCTACAAGTCCGACGATCTCGAAGTTGTTGCGCTGCAAGGGCTTGACCTGCACGTCGAGACTGGCGAGCTGATGGCGATTATCGGCAACAGCGGCAGCGGCAAGTCCACGCTGCTCAACATGCTTGGCGGTCTCGATAAACCGTCGGCGGGCTCTTTGACTGTGGACGGGAAGGACCTGCTCAAATTTACGGAACGGGATTTGGTCAAATATAAGCGTGAATCCGTCGGCTTCGTCTGGCAGAGCAATTCACGCAACCTGATTCCGTATTTGACCGCGCTGGAGAACGTAGAGCTGCCCATTCTGCTCAAGGGGCGGCGCAAGCGTCTGCGTGCGCTCGAGCTGCTCGATGCTGTGGGCCTCAGTCACCGCGTCAAGAACCGGCTCAGCGAGCTGTCGGGCGGTGAGCAGCAGCGGGTAGCGATCGCCATTGCGCTCGCCAACGAACCGAAGCTGCTGCTGGCAGACGAACCAACCGGTTCGCTGGATACGAAGATGTCCAATCAGATTCTGGACCTGTTCCGCGAGCTGAACCATAAGATCGGCATTACGATCGTCATTGTTACTCATGATCCTCTGCTCGCGCGCAAGGTGGACCGGGTCGTATCCATCCGCGACGGGAAGACATCGGCGGAGATCCTCCGCCGGCAGTCCTACGCAGAGGAGCTCGCCGCACTCGAGAGCGGAGTCGGTCTTGAGGAGCATGAGGAAAGCCACGTCGAATATGCGGTAATCGATAAGGCGGGCAGGCTTCAGATTCCGGCCTCCTATCTTCAGGCAGATGAATTTAAAGAAAAGAATAAAGTCCGTGTCGAGATGGAAGAAGGACGCATTATTCTCTATCCGCCGGAGAAGTAGCGTTTCAAGGCATAACCGCGAGCCCGCACTGGGTTCGCGGTTTTCTTGATTGTTCCGCTTGGAGAAGGCTAAAGTCTGAAGCTGATATGAAACGGGCATAGATTTACACACTGTCTTGTTTCATCGATGCTGGAATGCTATAGTAAAGATAAGAACGAATGTTCTATACCGAAGGTGTCCGGAGGAATTCATTCATGACCATTAGATGCGGCTGGGTAAACGACGATCCGTTATATATGGCGTACCACGATCAGGAATGGGGCGTACCTGTACATGATGACCAGAAGCTGTTTGAGATGATCACGCTGGAAGGGGCTCAAGCCGGTCTGAGCTGGTACACCGTGCTCAAGAAGCGGGAAGCTTACAGGGAGGCGTTCGACGGCTTCGACTTCGAGAAAGTAGCGGCGTATGACGATGCGAAAGCGGCAGAATTGCTGCTTAACGAAGGAATCGTACGCAATCGGCTGAAGATCGCCTCGACGATCGGCAATGCCCGTGCTTTCATACGCGTTAGAGAGGAATTCGGCAGCTTCGACCGGTATATATGGAGCTTCGTCGGCGGCAAGCCCATACGGAATCAATGGAAGGAGCTGAAGGAAGTTCCGGCGCAAACCATCGTTTCCGACGCTATGAGCAAGGATCTGCGCAAGCGCGGCTTCAAATTTGTCGGCAGCACGATTTGTTACGCCTTCATGCAGGCCGTTGGCATGGTGAACGATCATGTGGAGAGCTGTTTTTGTTATGGCAAGCAGCCCATCTAGAGGAAGTAGGCAGCAACAGAATGATCCCCGCTGCTGGTGCAGTTATGCTTCGATAATAGCAGGAGGGCTGGACAGGCTTTCAAACCTGTCCAGCCCTTTTTCTTATTCGGTCTGCTGCTGCCCGTAGGATAAACAAGAGGGCGATTCCTCCTGTCATTACTCATGACTGAAGGGATCGCCCCCTGCTCATCGATATTAGAACTCGTTAGCTGGTCAATTGCTCCATCTGGCTGATCAGATCTTCGAAGACGCTCATCGCTTGTTCGATCGGCTCCGGTGATGACATATCCACACCGGCCTTCTTCAAGATGTTAATGGAGAAGTCGCTTCCGCCGCTCTTCAGGAAACCGAGGTATCGTTCGACGGCCGGTGCGCCTTCCTCCAAAATTTGTTTCGAGAAGCTGGTTGCGGCCGAGAAGCCCGTCGCGTACTTGTACACGTAGAAGCTCGTGTAGAAGTGCGGAATGCGCGCCCATTCCATCTCGATATCTTTGTCCACCGACATGCCCGGTCCGTAGTAGAGGACGTTCAGGTCGTAGTAGATTTTGCTCAGCTCCTGAGGCGTGAGCGAATCGCCGCCCTCGGCTTTCTCGTGAATGATTTTCTCGAATTCGGCGAACATCGTTTGACGGAAGACGGTCGTCCGGAACTGGTCGGCGTAGTACGTCAGCAGATACATCTTTTCTTTCGGGTCCGTGGACTTGTTAAGCATATAATCCATGAGCAGCGCCTCGTTGAGCGTGGATGCGACCTCGGCCAGGAAGATGGTATACTGCGCGTCGCGGTAGTCCTGATTGCCGTCGGAGTAGTAAGAATGCAGCGCGTGGCCCATTTCGTGGGTCAAAGTGAACATGCTGTTCAGATTATCCTTATGGTTGAGCAGCACGTACGGATGGGTGCCGTATGCCCCCCAGCTGTATGCGCCGCTGCGCTTGCCTTCATTCTCGTAAACGTCGATCCAGCCATCGTTGTAGCCTTTCTCCAGCGCGTTCAGATAATCTTCGCCAAGCGGCTTCAAGCTTTCCTTAACCGTTTTCTTCGCTTCCTCGAAGGTAATGTCCATCTTGTACTCTTCAACGAGCGGTGCGAACAGGTCGTACATATGGAGCTCATCGACCTTCATCAGCTTCTTGCGCAGCTCCATGTAGCGGTGCATAAGCGGCAGATACTTGTGAATGGTATCGATTAAATTCGTATACACGCTCTTGGGGATGTTATCGCCATACAGCGACATCTCCAAAGCGGACGGATACTTGCGGGCGCGGGAATAAAAAATATTTTTCGTTACGTTGGCGTTCAGCGTCGAAGCGATCGTATTCTTGAGTTTACCGTATGTTTCATACATGGCCTTGAACGCAGCCTTGCGTACGTCGCGGTCCTTGCTCTCCAGAAATTGTATGTAGCGGCCGTGAGTCAGCTCGATTTCTTCGCCGTTCTCGTCTTTAATCTTAGGAAACTTCATATCGGCGTTGTTCAGCATGCTGTAGACGGTACCCGCAGATTGGCTGATGTTGCCGACTTGGGCCAGCAGCGCTTCTTCCGCTTTGGACAGCACGTGGGCCTTCTGGCGGCGCATCTCCTCCAGCGTTTGGCGGTATTTGGACAGTTCCGGATGAGCAATGAACGATTCCAGCTCTGCATCGGACAAGCTGAGCACTTCAGGCGTGATAAAAGAGAGCGCTTCGCCTGTTTCGACGGACAGCTTCTTGGATTTGTCGGAGAGGGCCTGATAAGTAGGCTCGGCCATATCTTCGTGATGCTTCATATTGGCATACACGTAGAGGCGTTCCACGTGAAGGGACAGGTCGTCCTCGAGCTCGAAGCATGCCTTCAGCTGTTTCGGGTCGGCCAGCTTGCCTTGGAATACGGCAACCTGCTTCATCTGTTCCTTCGCTACTGCAAATTCTTTGTCCCAATCGGACTGGCTGGCGAACAAATCCTCCAGCTTCCAGCTGTGTTCGGCAGCGGTTTCGGATCGTTTCGGTAATTGACTCATCGGTATCCTCCTCGGTTGGTATATAGTGGATGAGGCCGCTGCGGCAGATGCCGCCTTGTGATTCGGATGCATGGCAGCGCTCGGCAGCAGGGACAGGGACAGAAGAAGGGGCAGCCATCTCAAAATGGAATCACGCTCCAATCAAGTTTGCCCCTAGTTTGACCCGGTTACAGCCTCATTATGACCCCATCGTTGCCAAACTGTAAACAATAAGGAAAAAAGCGAATGCGATGAACAAGATTGACGATAGGGCGATCCATCTGCGCAAACGTTCGGGAACTCGGTCCCGCTGCATGATGACGATGACCCCGAGTGAGAAAGAGGCAATAATGAAAATAATCGTAGCCGTTGTATCCAACTTGCGTTTACGCTCCCTCCGCAAAACCTATGCAGGTTCTGTACTTCTTATGTTCGCTGCCCTGGATGATTATTCCTGCCGCTGATTCGCTTATATCGCACGGAATCCTTCCATAATTGCATGCCGTTCTTCTTCGCGGCCGATGAAGTCCTCGGGGCGGAAGCGGTTCTCCGCCCAGTGCAGCATTTGCGGACGGCTTACGAATGTGTGGCACTCCTCGCCCCATTGATCGGAGATTTCCCTGACGATCAGCGTCTTGCCTTGCACTTCAACGGTAAGCATATTGTACTTGTCCGTTTTATAAATTTGATGCTTCTTAAACATGTGAATGCGACCTCCATTAATCATACGTCATATCCTACAATCATAGCGATAAGAAGGGGTAGAAATCAACTTGAACCTATGTTAAAATGTGGAAACCCTAGCGGCGGTAGACGAGGATTTACCGTTCAGGCGGTGCAAAGCATGCTCGTCGGCGATTTACGGTGAACATGAGATGAGACGAGTTTGAGAACGAGCAGAGCGGAGGAGAGAAGAGAATGAAACAAGCGTATGAACAGGTTGGCGTGGCCATGACATGCCGGAGTTATGAAGAGTATATGCGGATGTTTGATCTGCGGGAGGAAGAGGTAGCGCAGGGAGAGACGCTCGATATTGCGGGCGGGGGCTCGTCGTTTACTGCGGAAGCGAGAACGCGGGGCTACGCGGCTTACGCT carries:
- a CDS encoding ABC transporter ATP-binding protein, encoding MIHCDGLVKIYKSDDLEVVALQGLDLHVETGELMAIIGNSGSGKSTLLNMLGGLDKPSAGSLTVDGKDLLKFTERDLVKYKRESVGFVWQSNSRNLIPYLTALENVELPILLKGRRKRLRALELLDAVGLSHRVKNRLSELSGGEQQRVAIAIALANEPKLLLADEPTGSLDTKMSNQILDLFRELNHKIGITIVIVTHDPLLARKVDRVVSIRDGKTSAEILRRQSYAEELAALESGVGLEEHEESHVEYAVIDKAGRLQIPASYLQADEFKEKNKVRVEMEEGRIILYPPEK
- a CDS encoding DNA-3-methyladenine glycosylase I, with protein sequence MTIRCGWVNDDPLYMAYHDQEWGVPVHDDQKLFEMITLEGAQAGLSWYTVLKKREAYREAFDGFDFEKVAAYDDAKAAELLLNEGIVRNRLKIASTIGNARAFIRVREEFGSFDRYIWSFVGGKPIRNQWKELKEVPAQTIVSDAMSKDLRKRGFKFVGSTICYAFMQAVGMVNDHVESCFCYGKQPI
- the pepF gene encoding oligoendopeptidase F — translated: MSQLPKRSETAAEHSWKLEDLFASQSDWDKEFAVAKEQMKQVAVFQGKLADPKQLKACFELEDDLSLHVERLYVYANMKHHEDMAEPTYQALSDKSKKLSVETGEALSFITPEVLSLSDAELESFIAHPELSKYRQTLEEMRRQKAHVLSKAEEALLAQVGNISQSAGTVYSMLNNADMKFPKIKDENGEEIELTHGRYIQFLESKDRDVRKAAFKAMYETYGKLKNTIASTLNANVTKNIFYSRARKYPSALEMSLYGDNIPKSVYTNLIDTIHKYLPLMHRYMELRKKLMKVDELHMYDLFAPLVEEYKMDITFEEAKKTVKESLKPLGEDYLNALEKGYNDGWIDVYENEGKRSGAYSWGAYGTHPYVLLNHKDNLNSMFTLTHEMGHALHSYYSDGNQDYRDAQYTIFLAEVASTLNEALLMDYMLNKSTDPKEKMYLLTYYADQFRTTVFRQTMFAEFEKIIHEKAEGGDSLTPQELSKIYYDLNVLYYGPGMSVDKDIEMEWARIPHFYTSFYVYKYATGFSAATSFSKQILEEGAPAVERYLGFLKSGGSDFSINILKKAGVDMSSPEPIEQAMSVFEDLISQMEQLTS